The proteins below come from a single Saccharophagus degradans 2-40 genomic window:
- the aroK gene encoding shikimate kinase AroK — MIDNVVLVGPMGAGKSTIGRLLAARLAFHFYDTDSVIEERTGADIPWIFDVEGEEGFRARESAVLGELVHSSGAVIATGGGIIMREVNREMLSQAGAVVYLTASIDQLVERTCKDKKRPLLQVADPRAKIIELIKLRDPLYREVATCVVETDGRSPRFVVQHIAELLNA; from the coding sequence GTGATTGATAACGTTGTATTGGTCGGCCCCATGGGGGCCGGCAAATCTACCATCGGTAGGTTATTAGCTGCCCGTCTTGCATTTCATTTCTATGACACAGATTCGGTAATCGAGGAGCGCACTGGTGCGGACATTCCTTGGATCTTCGACGTAGAGGGTGAGGAAGGGTTTCGTGCACGTGAATCTGCAGTTTTGGGTGAGCTTGTGCATTCCTCAGGTGCTGTCATCGCAACCGGCGGTGGTATAATAATGCGTGAAGTTAATCGTGAAATGCTGTCTCAAGCAGGTGCTGTGGTTTACTTGACTGCAAGTATTGATCAGCTCGTAGAGCGCACATGTAAAGATAAAAAAAGGCCTCTTCTCCAAGTGGCTGACCCGCGCGCAAAAATTATTGAGCTTATAAAATTGCGCGACCCCCTTTATAGGGAGGTGGCAACGTGTGTGGTTGAAACTGATGGGCGCTCCCCTCGTTTCGTTGTTCAGCATATTGCTGAACTGCTGAATGCCTAA
- a CDS encoding pilus assembly protein PilP: MNYLRFSKSLLLWCFVVLIYGCGGASDHSELKNYVKSVKAKPARAIEPLPPFRPYESFVYSAAAERSPFDRPVDVTQRVYGRTGSDVKPDMNREKEYLESYELGQLTMVGTITKSGKLWALIADPTGFVTRVAEGNFIGKNHGRITSTAQTQIELLEIVSDGLEGWIERPRILALSEKD, translated from the coding sequence ATGAATTACTTGCGGTTTTCAAAGAGTTTATTGCTGTGGTGCTTCGTGGTGCTCATTTATGGGTGTGGTGGTGCAAGCGACCACTCCGAGCTTAAAAATTATGTTAAATCTGTAAAGGCAAAGCCTGCTAGGGCTATTGAGCCATTGCCACCATTTCGGCCATACGAATCATTTGTATATTCAGCCGCTGCTGAGCGAAGCCCGTTTGATCGCCCTGTAGATGTTACTCAGCGCGTGTATGGTCGGACAGGAAGTGACGTTAAACCAGATATGAACAGGGAGAAGGAATATCTGGAGTCATATGAGTTGGGTCAGCTTACTATGGTTGGCACGATAACTAAAAGTGGAAAACTTTGGGCGTTAATCGCGGATCCAACGGGGTTTGTGACTCGGGTGGCCGAAGGTAATTTCATAGGGAAAAATCACGGTCGGATAACATCTACTGCGCAGACGCAGATTGAGTTGCTCGAAATTGTTTCTGATGGTCTTGAGGGCTGGATAGAAAGGCCTCGCATTCTCGCATTATCTGAGAAGGATTAA
- the pilQ gene encoding type IV pilus secretin PilQ family protein: MFTQNTKLILIAGLLAFSGLVNGASLQDLRFAELPGAKAEIRMLFDSVPNAPQGYTIEQPARIVLDFSSTTNSLAQKKYSVSVGDVDSAVVLDAGGKTRLIVNLSNLAPYTTRLEGNELIVEIGADVSKSSAVAAHSPAGVVLNNSPEEVRVGAGSAISLVDFRRGEVGEGKVIISLTNPGVDVDIQEVATGIEVRFLDTELPESLRRKLDVLDFATPVSMVSTLKEGGAAVIHVTANGEYDYLAYQADNKYVVSVKPLSKAEIEEKKSRFAYVGDKLSLNFQDIQVRSVLQLIADFTDLNLVASDTVSGSITLRLENVPWDQALDLVLKTKGLDKRQVGSVLMVAPAAEIAARERQEIETQKQLQELAPLRTEYIRVRYANARELFNLFIDTSSGESGGAPGGSGSGSERNSTGSILSERGQAIVDERTNSIILTDTEEKIDDFRRLVDRIDIPVRQVMIEARIVIANSDFRKELGVRMAGDAVETSVSGDTKFEMTGRLTGLTAADGSGPEALFVDTDGDGVTDDERSLLDSSLVDLGVFNPAGAFTWNVISSNFLLGMELSALENSGYAEIVSQPKVITGDKQKASIESGTEIPYQEESASGGTTTSFKEAVLKLEVTPQITPDNRVIMDLVINQDSISSIDANSGIPVIDITQLETQVLVADGETIVLGGIYTTNTFTGETKVPLLGDIPFVGKLFRNDFKSEDKREILIFITPRIMASNFTE, from the coding sequence ATGTTCACGCAAAATACAAAATTAATATTAATCGCTGGCTTGTTGGCGTTTTCTGGCCTGGTGAATGGTGCCTCCCTTCAAGATTTGAGGTTTGCTGAGCTGCCAGGGGCTAAAGCGGAAATTAGAATGTTGTTTGATTCTGTGCCTAATGCGCCTCAGGGGTATACCATCGAGCAGCCAGCACGAATTGTTTTGGATTTTTCCAGCACCACAAATAGTCTTGCACAAAAGAAATACTCTGTTTCTGTTGGTGATGTCGACAGTGCCGTAGTGCTTGATGCGGGCGGTAAGACAAGATTGATTGTTAACCTAAGTAATTTGGCGCCTTATACGACTCGCTTGGAAGGGAATGAGCTAATTGTAGAAATCGGTGCTGATGTATCAAAGTCGAGTGCTGTTGCTGCACATTCTCCTGCTGGTGTTGTATTAAATAACAGTCCAGAAGAGGTGCGTGTAGGTGCCGGTTCCGCGATTTCACTTGTGGATTTTCGTCGCGGCGAGGTTGGAGAGGGTAAGGTTATAATCTCCCTCACTAATCCTGGAGTGGATGTGGATATTCAGGAAGTGGCCACCGGTATTGAGGTGCGTTTCTTGGATACTGAATTGCCTGAAAGTTTGCGCAGGAAGTTAGATGTTTTAGATTTTGCAACCCCTGTATCCATGGTTTCCACTTTAAAAGAAGGTGGTGCTGCGGTTATCCATGTGACAGCTAATGGTGAGTACGATTACCTAGCTTATCAGGCAGATAATAAGTACGTGGTGAGTGTTAAGCCATTAAGTAAGGCCGAGATAGAAGAGAAGAAGTCTCGCTTTGCTTATGTTGGTGATAAGTTATCCCTAAATTTTCAGGATATTCAGGTTCGGTCCGTTTTGCAGTTGATCGCTGACTTTACTGACCTTAACTTGGTTGCCAGCGATACCGTCTCAGGCAGTATTACGCTTCGGTTGGAAAATGTGCCTTGGGACCAAGCTTTGGATTTGGTGTTAAAAACCAAGGGCTTAGATAAGCGCCAAGTGGGTTCTGTGTTAATGGTAGCGCCGGCCGCAGAAATTGCAGCTAGAGAGCGGCAAGAGATTGAGACTCAAAAGCAGTTGCAAGAGTTGGCACCGTTGCGTACAGAGTATATTCGCGTTCGCTATGCCAATGCGCGTGAGTTGTTTAACTTGTTTATTGATACCTCAAGTGGTGAAAGCGGCGGAGCACCCGGCGGTTCCGGTTCTGGCAGCGAAAGAAACTCAACGGGTAGCATTCTCTCTGAACGAGGTCAGGCGATAGTTGATGAGCGCACTAACTCGATAATTTTGACTGACACGGAAGAGAAAATAGACGACTTTCGTAGGTTGGTAGACCGCATTGATATCCCTGTTCGTCAGGTGATGATAGAGGCTCGCATCGTGATAGCGAATAGCGACTTCAGGAAAGAGCTTGGAGTGCGAATGGCTGGTGATGCGGTGGAAACTTCTGTTTCTGGTGACACAAAGTTCGAAATGACAGGGCGTCTTACTGGCTTGACTGCTGCGGACGGTTCTGGACCAGAAGCCTTGTTCGTCGATACTGATGGTGATGGCGTGACTGATGATGAGCGAAGCTTATTGGATTCGTCTTTGGTTGATTTAGGAGTGTTTAATCCCGCGGGGGCCTTCACTTGGAACGTTATTAGTTCGAACTTCTTGCTAGGCATGGAGCTTTCAGCGTTAGAAAACTCTGGTTACGCAGAAATTGTGTCTCAGCCAAAAGTTATTACTGGTGATAAACAAAAGGCTTCTATCGAGTCGGGTACTGAAATACCTTATCAAGAGGAGTCGGCAAGTGGTGGTACGACTACGTCATTTAAAGAGGCTGTACTTAAGCTTGAAGTTACGCCTCAAATTACGCCAGATAATCGAGTAATAATGGATTTGGTTATCAACCAAGATTCAATTAGTTCTATCGATGCAAACAGTGGCATACCTGTAATTGATATTACTCAGTTAGAGACTCAGGTGTTAGTGGCTGATGGCGAAACTATTGTGCTTGGCGGTATCTACACAACCAATACCTTTACCGGTGAGACTAAAGTGCCATTGTTAGGTGATATACCCTTTGTAGGCAAATTATTCCGCAACGACTTCAAATCCGAAGATAAGCGCGAAATATTGATCTTTATCACTCCTCGTATTATGGCTTCTAACTTTACTGAATAA
- a CDS encoding PilN domain-containing protein: MARINLLPWREEYRQEKKKEFFTQLVGVCILAGLVAYVWIASVDNAIAYQNERNNILNNEIKMLSEQVKEIQELKKKRRELSDRMKVIQDLQGTRPLIVRYFDEFAKAVPDGIYVTSLKRVGNALTIDGVSESNSRVSAFMRKLNASKYFDEPDLKTVDAVPELGEQAAKFTIHLKMVLPGDGEAQG; the protein is encoded by the coding sequence ATGGCTCGCATAAATTTACTTCCTTGGCGTGAAGAGTATCGCCAAGAGAAAAAGAAAGAGTTTTTCACGCAGCTGGTGGGGGTATGTATTCTCGCTGGCTTGGTTGCGTATGTTTGGATAGCAAGTGTTGATAATGCTATTGCTTATCAGAATGAGCGAAACAATATACTGAATAACGAAATTAAAATGCTTTCTGAGCAGGTAAAGGAAATTCAAGAGCTTAAAAAGAAGCGCAGAGAATTATCTGATCGGATGAAGGTTATTCAAGACCTGCAAGGCACTAGGCCGCTTATTGTTCGCTATTTTGATGAGTTTGCTAAAGCTGTGCCAGATGGGATTTATGTTACATCGCTCAAGCGAGTTGGGAATGCTCTCACTATCGATGGTGTAAGCGAGTCAAATAGTCGTGTGTCAGCATTTATGAGGAAGTTAAACGCTTCTAAATATTTTGATGAGCCAGATTTGAAAACTGTTGATGCAGTTCCTGAGCTGGGAGAGCAAGCGGCAAAATTCACAATCCATTTGAAAATGGTGCTGCCAGGCGATGGGGAGGCTCAGGGCTAA
- a CDS encoding type 4a pilus biogenesis protein PilO — protein sequence MADLNKYIEQLQNFDINDVDWDRVGVWPLPGRIFLFLIAFSLIVAGGFFFVVKDKNLTLEAAKSQEKTLKVSFEGKAHEAANLDAYRTQMVKMEESFGEVIKQLPEEIEVPDLLEDLDSKVADSRLEMIKIDPLESRNTEFYVELPIKIEVLGGYHEFGAFVSGVAGMPRIVTLGDFEISIKNKETGQLRLDILAKTYKYKAQE from the coding sequence ATGGCTGATTTAAATAAATATATTGAGCAGCTTCAGAATTTCGATATAAACGATGTCGATTGGGATCGGGTTGGAGTATGGCCTTTACCAGGGCGGATTTTTCTTTTTTTAATTGCTTTCAGTTTAATCGTTGCAGGGGGCTTCTTCTTTGTGGTTAAGGATAAAAACTTAACTTTGGAGGCAGCAAAAAGCCAAGAGAAAACGTTGAAAGTATCTTTCGAGGGGAAAGCGCATGAGGCGGCAAACCTAGATGCTTATCGAACTCAGATGGTCAAGATGGAAGAGTCTTTTGGTGAGGTAATTAAGCAGCTACCGGAAGAAATTGAGGTTCCAGACTTGCTAGAAGATTTGGATTCTAAAGTAGCAGATAGTCGTTTGGAAATGATTAAAATAGACCCCCTAGAGTCTAGAAATACAGAGTTTTACGTTGAGCTACCGATAAAGATTGAGGTTTTAGGGGGGTATCATGAATTTGGGGCGTTTGTGAGCGGGGTGGCAGGCATGCCAAGGATCGTGACCCTCGGGGATTTTGAGATCTCGATCAAGAATAAGGAAACAGGCCAGTTGCGTTTGGATATCCTAGCTAAAACCTACAAATATAAAGCTCAGGAGTAG
- a CDS encoding penicillin-binding protein 1A: MKIKSKFLAVTLWFIAAGIGCSLVGLSGTYLYLSPQLPSVDTLRDVRLQTPLRIYSADGKLIGEFGDQRRTPVKFDDIPPLYIQALLAAEDAQFFTHHGVSIKGISRAVVELVTTGKKGSGGSTLTMQVARNYFLTKRKAFIRKFNEILLALRIEKELTKEEIFELYVNVTFLGKRAYGIEAAAQVYYGRTLNDLTLPELAMIAGLPQGPSFQNPIINPERAKERRNWILGRMFELGSINEETYAQAVATPVTAKYHGVNLDVYSPYVSEMARKKAIELFGYAAYTDGYRIYTTVDSRLQDTAQQAVVEGLITYDQRHGYRGPEQNLPLDQLDIKTDESGLSTTDYGPWLETLKATPSYGNLKPALVTGVEDQRIHVLTEENEILTLEWDQGLSSARPYITEDSRGPSPKLAEEIVAPGDLIRIKQQDGMWRLSQIPEAQAALISLSPQNGAIRALVGGFDFHQSNFNRVTQARRQPGSNFKPFVYTAALEHGMTAASIINDAPIVFEDGQLESTWRPENDGGRFYGPTRLREALYRSRNLVSIRILRNTGISNVIDGMSRFGFDESELPRDLSLALGSHDLTPLQVATGYAVFANGGYKVEPYLVEKILNFDGRAVFEALPPTVCNGCDDGEYLAQLSSQNDSGAEEDSSNNPYQIQGDPFQFDFEVKSLLGILEPSDYPKAPKVLDDQVAYIMDSILKDVVQKGTGYRAKALGRTDLAGKTGTTNGPKDAWFSGYNGNLVATTWVGFDQHSPLGKNEYGGSAALPIWIDFMKEALKGKPNTHRAQPPGMVTVRINPETGERARIDDPDAIFETFRAEHVPQFKSQNDATNQAMPYEESITEDLF; this comes from the coding sequence ATGAAAATAAAATCCAAATTTTTAGCCGTTACCCTATGGTTCATCGCCGCTGGCATAGGTTGTAGTTTAGTCGGATTATCCGGAACATACCTTTACCTTAGCCCACAATTACCATCGGTGGATACATTACGTGACGTACGCCTCCAAACCCCGCTTAGAATCTACTCTGCTGATGGAAAATTAATCGGCGAATTTGGCGACCAACGCCGCACCCCCGTTAAGTTTGACGACATTCCGCCACTTTACATTCAAGCCCTGCTCGCGGCTGAAGACGCTCAATTTTTCACCCATCACGGCGTATCAATTAAAGGGATTAGTCGCGCAGTGGTAGAGCTTGTTACCACGGGTAAAAAAGGCTCTGGGGGCAGCACCTTAACCATGCAGGTTGCCCGAAATTACTTCCTCACCAAACGAAAAGCTTTTATACGTAAGTTCAACGAGATTCTTCTAGCCCTAAGAATTGAGAAAGAGCTCACAAAAGAAGAAATTTTTGAACTTTATGTCAATGTTACCTTTTTAGGGAAGCGTGCCTACGGCATTGAAGCTGCCGCACAAGTCTATTACGGCAGAACACTTAACGACTTAACCTTACCCGAATTAGCAATGATAGCAGGCCTTCCTCAGGGCCCCTCCTTCCAAAACCCTATTATTAACCCAGAGCGCGCCAAGGAGAGACGCAATTGGATTCTAGGACGCATGTTTGAACTTGGCTCTATCAACGAGGAAACCTACGCTCAAGCCGTTGCCACCCCCGTCACAGCCAAATACCACGGTGTAAATTTAGACGTATACTCGCCTTATGTTTCAGAAATGGCACGAAAGAAAGCAATCGAGCTATTTGGCTATGCCGCATATACGGATGGCTACCGAATATACACAACCGTCGACAGTCGATTACAAGACACTGCTCAGCAAGCCGTTGTAGAAGGGCTGATCACTTACGACCAACGTCACGGCTACCGAGGCCCCGAGCAAAACCTTCCGCTCGACCAACTCGACATTAAAACAGATGAGAGCGGGCTATCAACGACCGACTACGGCCCCTGGCTTGAAACACTCAAAGCCACCCCCTCTTACGGCAACCTCAAGCCGGCACTAGTGACCGGCGTAGAAGATCAACGTATTCACGTACTTACCGAGGAAAACGAAATACTCACCCTCGAGTGGGATCAAGGCTTATCCAGCGCGCGCCCTTATATAACCGAAGACTCGCGCGGCCCTTCCCCAAAACTAGCCGAAGAAATTGTCGCACCGGGCGACCTGATTCGCATCAAGCAGCAAGATGGCATGTGGAGACTGAGCCAAATTCCAGAGGCTCAAGCTGCACTTATCTCTCTATCGCCGCAAAATGGCGCTATTAGAGCGCTCGTCGGCGGCTTTGACTTTCACCAGAGCAACTTCAACCGTGTAACACAAGCCCGCAGACAGCCAGGCTCTAACTTCAAACCATTTGTATATACCGCCGCGCTAGAGCACGGCATGACCGCCGCCTCCATCATTAACGACGCCCCAATCGTATTCGAAGATGGGCAACTCGAAAGCACATGGCGACCAGAAAACGACGGCGGACGCTTTTACGGGCCTACTCGCCTAAGGGAGGCGCTGTACCGATCCAGAAACTTGGTTTCGATCCGAATCTTACGCAACACAGGTATCTCCAATGTGATTGACGGCATGTCGCGTTTTGGTTTTGACGAATCTGAACTTCCCCGCGACCTATCTCTAGCGTTAGGCAGCCACGATTTAACCCCTTTGCAAGTGGCAACCGGTTACGCGGTATTCGCCAACGGGGGCTATAAGGTTGAGCCTTATTTAGTGGAAAAAATTCTAAACTTCGATGGTCGCGCCGTGTTCGAAGCCTTACCGCCAACAGTATGTAACGGCTGTGACGATGGCGAATATCTCGCGCAACTTAGCAGCCAAAACGATTCGGGCGCCGAAGAGGATAGCTCTAACAACCCCTACCAAATTCAGGGCGACCCCTTCCAGTTCGACTTTGAGGTTAAGAGCCTGCTAGGTATTTTAGAGCCTAGCGATTACCCCAAAGCACCAAAGGTGCTCGACGACCAAGTCGCTTACATCATGGACTCAATCCTAAAAGATGTTGTTCAAAAAGGTACTGGCTACCGCGCAAAAGCCCTAGGTAGAACTGATTTGGCAGGGAAAACCGGCACCACCAACGGCCCCAAAGACGCTTGGTTTTCCGGCTACAACGGTAATCTTGTGGCCACTACTTGGGTTGGGTTTGATCAGCATTCGCCACTTGGTAAAAATGAATACGGCGGCTCTGCAGCATTGCCAATTTGGATAGACTTTATGAAGGAGGCGTTAAAAGGCAAGCCGAATACACATCGCGCCCAACCTCCAGGCATGGTTACCGTACGCATAAACCCAGAAACGGGCGAACGCGCTAGGATTGACGACCCAGACGCGATATTCGAAACATTTAGAGCGGAGCATGTGCCACAGTTTAAATCACAGAACGACGCCACCAATCAGGCCATGCCGTACGAAGAGAGTATTACAGAAGACCTTTTCTAG
- the rpmE gene encoding 50S ribosomal protein L31, translated as MQADIQPNYGDMNATCSCGNVVKTRSTLAKDIHIDVCSECHPFYTGKQKTADTGGRIDRFNKRFGAIKSK; from the coding sequence ATGCAAGCAGATATTCAACCAAACTACGGCGATATGAATGCAACGTGCAGTTGCGGTAATGTTGTTAAAACTCGTTCAACTTTAGCTAAAGATATTCATATTGACGTGTGTTCAGAATGCCACCCATTCTACACCGGTAAGCAGAAGACTGCCGATACTGGCGGCCGTATCGATCGCTTCAACAAGCGTTTTGGTGCTATCAAATCTAAATAA
- a CDS encoding pilus assembly protein PilM, with translation MSILNLFTKKKNPMLGLDVSSTSVKLLELSRHGDSYRVENYAVRALPANSVVEKNINDVEAVAQAVKAVVQTSRTKIKDAAVAVAGSSVITKVIDMPADLSEDDMELQISIEADQYIPYPLEEVAIDFDIQGPSAKSEDRVDVLLAACRRENVDIRATMLELADLNPKVIDVEAYTMERAFALVQEQLEDQDEQVVAVLDIGATMTTLSVLVDGKTIYTREQLFGGKQLTEEIQRRYGLSAEEAGLAKKQGGLPDDYEPEVLEPFKDAVVQQVTRSLQFFFSSSQYNDVDHIVIAGGVASLEGLSNLVEEKLGTSVTIANPFANMSVSSRVNATALSNDAPSLMIAVGLALRSFE, from the coding sequence ATGAGTATTCTCAACTTGTTCACTAAGAAAAAGAACCCCATGCTGGGATTGGACGTGAGTTCAACGTCCGTAAAGCTCTTGGAGCTTAGCCGGCATGGAGATAGCTATCGGGTTGAGAATTACGCCGTGCGCGCTCTTCCTGCCAACTCCGTGGTCGAGAAAAACATCAATGATGTGGAGGCTGTCGCGCAGGCGGTCAAAGCTGTTGTGCAAACCTCTCGTACCAAAATCAAAGATGCTGCCGTCGCGGTCGCAGGCTCGTCGGTTATCACCAAGGTGATCGACATGCCAGCGGATCTGAGCGAAGACGATATGGAGTTGCAGATATCTATCGAGGCAGACCAATATATTCCCTACCCCTTAGAAGAGGTCGCCATTGACTTCGATATTCAGGGGCCCTCAGCCAAAAGTGAAGACCGTGTTGATGTGCTTTTGGCTGCGTGCCGAAGGGAAAACGTCGATATTCGCGCAACCATGCTAGAGCTTGCCGACCTCAACCCTAAAGTGATTGATGTAGAAGCCTATACCATGGAGCGTGCATTTGCGCTTGTGCAAGAGCAACTAGAAGATCAAGACGAACAGGTTGTGGCGGTACTCGATATTGGGGCGACCATGACGACGCTAAGTGTGTTGGTCGACGGAAAAACAATATACACGCGTGAGCAGTTGTTCGGCGGTAAGCAGCTTACGGAAGAAATTCAGCGTCGATACGGCCTTTCTGCTGAAGAGGCTGGGTTGGCTAAGAAACAAGGTGGCTTACCTGATGATTATGAGCCAGAAGTGTTGGAGCCTTTCAAGGATGCTGTGGTTCAACAGGTTACACGTTCTTTGCAGTTCTTCTTTTCCTCGAGCCAGTATAACGATGTAGACCATATCGTTATTGCGGGCGGTGTTGCTAGCTTGGAGGGATTGTCTAACCTAGTAGAAGAAAAGTTAGGCACTTCGGTTACCATCGCAAATCCATTTGCCAATATGTCTGTTTCCTCTCGCGTTAACGCAACCGCGCTATCGAATGATGCGCCGTCGCTAATGATCGCAGTTGGTTTGGCGCTAAGGAGCTTCGAATAA